GGGTCCAGGAATAGAAATGGGACATAATTCCGGCCAGTGGGATGTGAGGGGAAACCTGGGGGTCTTCAAAGAGAGCTTTCCTCTCTCTTATCACTTCTGGATGTTACGGGCAAATGTGCTGTCCAGAGCTGCTGCAACTATTTTGCAACGCCAAGGGCAGGAGCCAATACATTGAAAGAAGCAGAGCAGAAAGTGGAGAGATCGTCAGTCTTTGATGTCATTGCAAAGCAGCCAAATGACCCAACCTGGAAACTGAAGGTATGTTATCTCCGGACCTCTGTGAAAGAAGAGGCTTCCTGATTATTTTGGCACTGTGTAGTGAATGTACACTGCTACAGTTTTTCTATGTACTTCACATATACGACTGTGTTTATGCACCACCGCAGATGTGccagtgtgtgtatatatacgcaTCCACACACTTACTCTAGATTGTGTCACTGTGCTTCCAGACACAAGAAAAGACCTAAGGGTGCCAGCTTGCCTGAGGTTCCCAGTTCGTCCGCATCAGAGCAGAAATTACCATTCTGTAGTGCAGATGAAATGGACTGACGTGCTCAGACTGCTTTCACTCCTGCAGGCTCCCAAAAGCCATTGTCCCTACCCACCACCCCCCCAGCAATCCGGAGGCAGGTGGCTAGAGTACTTGCATAAATCAACAAACTCTTTTCCTATCTTCCATTATGGGAGGCATATCGCTTTCCAAAAGGCCCCCACTGAGGTGAAGATAGTTGGTGGTCTGATAAGAGGGACTCTAACACGGTCACTGTCCCTCAATAattcgcacacacacacacacacacacacgcccaggTTCTGACTGCCTAGGACCTCTGGGTTTCATCCCAGGCTTCCAGCACTGCTCTACCACGCAGCAGCCCTTGGAGGTGGCTGTCCTCTGCACCCAGGAAGCATGAAACTGAGTGCCCTACCTCCCCACCCAAGGCTGGCAGTTTCAGAGCCTGTAAAAGGATGACCCCGTGCCCATTTCTGTTAGCTCTGCACGCCTAAAGTGCACaaggtaaaagaaaaggaaggaatagcCCATGTGGCTTGGAAGAACTCAGGCAGAAGCACGTACTCAGACTCTGCCCTATTCAATGTgtaaattttaagtattataaaaattttaaaaatgcaagtgcCTTTTGAAGCAGCACCCTCACTTCTAGGGAGACAGTAAGTACACAAAGGTGATTTACTATGTTTGCCATAGCAAAAAAACGGGGGgcaatctaggggtgcctgggtgcctcaatcCGTTGAgcgtccaacttttttttttttaaagattttatttatttgtcagagagagagagcacaagcagggggaacaggaggcagagggagaagggagcccgatgcaggactcgatcccaggaccctggaatcatgacctgagctgaaggcagacacttcatggactgagccacccagacgtcccacatctgactcttgatttcagttcaggtgatctcagggccgtgatctcagggtggtgagatcgagccccatgttgggccgcactggggatggagcctgcttaagattctctttctccctctccctctgcccctcccaccctctctcctcacTTCTAGAGAAAGACAGTAAGTATGCAAAGGGGATTTGCTGTGAAGTGTACAACAGCAAGACACTGGGTGCAATCTGAATGTTCCTGGGGGGGCCTGAATAAACACACTACAGTACATCCTTACAGCGGAATACCATACAGCCAGTAACATCGAGGAgggaaaacagacacagaatgGTACTACAGTATGTAGGTTTTAAAAAGCAggtcataggggcgcctgggtggcacagcggttaagcgtctgccttcggctcagggtgtgatcccggcgttatgggatcgagccccacatcaggctcttcctctatgagcctgcttcttcctctcccactccccctgcttatgttccctctctcgctggctgtctctatctctgtcgaataaataaataaaatctttaaaaaaaaaaaaaaaagcaggtaataggggcgcctgggtggctcagttgttaagcatctaccttcggctcagggtgtgatcccagagtcctgggatcaagccccacatcaggcttgtctgctgggagcctgcttcttcctctcccactccccctgcttgtgttccctctctcactggctgtctctctctctgtcaaataaataaataaaatcttttaaaaaaataaataaaaagcaggtaATAATTTATATTgtctcattttcattaaaaaatatcagtaTAAAGGCATACAAAAAGTTGAGCAGTACAGTTATTAAAAGGAATTAATAGTTATTTTGGTGCATTAAAATATGGGGTGATTTAAATcgcttttctgtttattttctattttcacatGACATGAGGAATGTTAGTATGTTTAACATGCAGCCCTCGAAACAGAGCAGTACCTGTCCAAGACAGAAAGCAGGGTCAGGAAGATAAGATGTCTCCTTCAACACTGGCCAACGCTGGAGGTACTGGTAACAAGGTGGTAGACTGTGTGTTCCACCATGTTCCTGCCGTGACCGTGGCATGGCATGAAGAGGCAAGAGGCCCTCGACTCCCGGGATTCCCTGAGTGCACTTGGAAGAGTCTTCTCCCTGGTGGGTCTGACCACCTCCTCAGTTTGGCCTCAGAGCTGGCAGAtatccagcagcagcaggagccccaggcagaggaCAGCTGGGATGTAGGTGTTGGGTGACTCTTTCAGAGACGCCAAGGTGAAGATAGCCCCTGGAATGGAAAGAGGTCCCTGAGGCTCCCTGACCCACTCCAGCTCAAGCCCTCCCCTTCAacacctccccaccacacacacacacacacacacacacacacacacagacacacacacacagagcagccTAAAGAGAACAGAACCAAGACTCAGAGGCCCCTTGAACTAATGTAGCCACTCTCAGAGGGTGAGAAAGAAATAGGAACAATCCTGCAAATAGGACAGGGAGGTGGGTAGATGGACATTTTGGAACTTGTCATCCTTCTTCCTTAACCCTACTGGAGAGGCGGCGGCCCAGGGGTTGGTGGTGGAGTTATGGGAAAGATCTGACGATGAGGGAAGCTCCAGAGATGGaaagcctgggggaggggtggcagcaATGGTGACACAGGCCAGGGGATACAGAAGAAGCCGAAGCCGTCTGACCTTCGAAGCAGCAGCTGTCTTTGTACATCAGCAGTTCCTGTGGGCAGAGCTGCTAGGAGGGGCTCCTCTAGGACTGCCTGTCACAGGGAAattctctgcctttctgttcAGGGCGCCCAGCTTCCTTGCTCTCTGTTCCCACCTGCCAGACACATAACTCCACGGGCAGCTGCTACTCCAACCCGTCTCAAGGgtagggctggggagagaggggtaGGGGCTTTTAAGTTACAATACGTCCTTACCGTGGGGACACCCTGCAGCCAGTCGAATCAGACATAGGAAGTATGTCTGACATAGAACCATGTTATAgtatatgaagtttaaaaagcACCTGTCCTAGTCTGAAGACCATGGAAACTACAGAAAAGCAGGGAGTGCTCCTGgttccagaaaaaaaggaaaggaggcatCAGGAACGGGAACAGCCAAATCTTCTATTACCCTCTGCCAGAAGCCCCCATTTCCCCAGCGTGGTTGCACCCCCTTACCCATCATGAGCAGGGTCAAAAGCAAGTTACTGACCTCTTGCAGCATCGATGGGCCCAGGACCAGCAGCAGCCCAGCCAGCAGTTGCAGGAAGCCCACAGCCCCTTGGTATCTCATGGGATCTGGCTGGTAGCCGAACATCTTCAACGGGAACACCTCAGCAAACTGCACAAACAGGGCTTTCTAGGAGCAGGGAACGCCTGTCAGCCCCACTCAAGGATCCACTGCCTGGGCACTCCACAGGGGCATTCTATGTCTGCACCCTCAACTCCCCCAACCAAGGAGCTGCCATTCTAGGGGGGTCAGGTCCAGGGCTGAGGTCAGTCTGGAGAGGAGAGGGCCTCCCTGAGGGACTGAGCCTTTGGAATCAGGAAACAGGCTCTATGCTCTGAGAAGGGCCAGATGGTGGTGCAGAGAAGGACTGATTTTCTCACCAGACTGTCACTGGATGACACCCCAGGCCCAAATTCCAAGACCAGGAAGCTAGGCATGCCACAGCTTCTCTTTCTTACTGCCTGGCCTGGTTTTCTTGAGGATACTATGCTGGGAATATTGGGAGGTTGGGGAGAGGATGAAAGGGTAGAGTGTTGCTTATTCAACAGATTCCACTCTGAACATGGTATGCTGGGCCTGGATGCCATTGCAGTAGACAGGAGAGTGGTTAAGGAGCTCAAAGAGGCTCATTTTGCAGAGTCAGGCTCTCATCTGAGCCACATGACAACCACAGCCCGGCCACCTTTTCCTGCCCCCTTACTCCCCACCTCAGCTCTACCTTCCCTACTCTGCTATAAGGAAGGAACT
This window of the Ailuropoda melanoleuca isolate Jingjing chromosome 2, ASM200744v2, whole genome shotgun sequence genome carries:
- the TMEM35B gene encoding transmembrane protein 35B, which encodes MALGLAALRVLLGGFFALTGAAKLSEISAPASEQMKALFVQFAEVFPLKMFGYQPDPMRYQGAVGFLQLLAGLLLVLGPSMLQEGLSSPWRL